In one window of Brevinema andersonii DNA:
- a CDS encoding glycosyltransferase, whose protein sequence is MIQRKETIYASFILYYEYSNKIKQDLFHQLETWIDSYFEYYEIILINNTIYTRSEILQHLNPNFKDILFLDLGGNHLQNQALRSGIDFSKGDSVFIIADSNVPDLINQLKNMYEYHNKGYDIVILNTPYSKWKHRLFLKFISKLSKDKISQHHDLLFLVSKRVVNIYSLSTSRIFPITTLLRNTGYSIFELHYRPQNKRRSLLSKDEYTLYMITFSDFLPQFAFTITIFCFIISLLGIIYATIMFLFNKNVVQGWTTLFLLLSFGLSGIFMILSILVRYLGLFCKEIQNTPIYSVKQITKL, encoded by the coding sequence ATGATTCAAAGAAAGGAAACAATTTATGCTTCATTTATTTTATACTATGAATATTCTAACAAAATTAAGCAAGATTTATTTCACCAATTAGAGACGTGGATCGATTCTTACTTCGAGTATTATGAAATTATCCTTATTAATAATACAATATATACTCGATCAGAAATTTTGCAGCATCTAAATCCTAACTTTAAGGATATTTTATTTCTAGATCTTGGAGGTAATCATCTACAAAACCAAGCGTTACGCTCAGGAATTGATTTTTCTAAAGGAGACTCTGTTTTTATTATTGCAGATAGCAATGTTCCAGATTTAATTAACCAACTCAAAAATATGTATGAATATCACAATAAGGGGTATGACATTGTTATCCTAAATACTCCTTATAGTAAATGGAAACACCGTCTATTTTTAAAATTTATTTCAAAACTATCTAAAGATAAAATTTCCCAACACCACGATCTGCTATTTTTAGTTTCCAAACGAGTCGTAAATATATATTCTCTATCGACTAGTAGAATTTTTCCTATTACAACATTATTGCGAAATACTGGCTATTCTATTTTTGAACTTCATTACAGACCTCAAAATAAACGTAGATCTCTTTTATCCAAAGATGAATATACTTTATATATGATAACATTTTCAGATTTTCTTCCCCAATTTGCGTTTACTATTACTATCTTTTGTTTTATTATATCTTTACTGGGCATAATTTATGCTACTATTATGTTCCTGTTCAATAAAAACGTTGTCCAAGGATGGACTACATTATTTTTACTTCTATCTTTTGGATTGTCGGGCATTTTTATGATTTTATCAATACTCGTTCGCTATTTAGGATTATTCTGCAAAGAAATCCAAAATACTCCAATTTATTCTGTAAAACAAATAACAAAATTATAG
- a CDS encoding FAD-dependent oxidoreductase: HSTAQHSTAQHYVIFGAGIYGCYAAIQLSIKYPHKNIIILEYDNNIFSRASCVNQARLHNGYHYPRSLHTAIKCSEYFERFHKDFEFAVLDNYIKIYAVARQFSMSSAENFEKFCKEANIPCTPVDLNRFFHHQYIESAYETLEYTVDMFKLKHYFKEKIHEAQNIQFIPNFRLKEVSQTNTHWIIKGEDHVFQTDWVLNTTYGSLNTIIKLFGFEPLPMKFELAEMILCHVPVQLQGYGLTVMDGPFFSLMPFNFEGQFSLSAVRYTPHETSYTDTPTFSCQRNSLTCSSKQVENCNTCYVRPDSAWPHMYQLAKKYLKHDILPKYIKSLFTIKTLMTTSVLSDSRPVIIKQYSESPTFISILGGKINTIYEMDQFLL; the protein is encoded by the coding sequence AGCACAGCACAGCACAGCACAGCACAGCACAGCACTATGTCATTTTTGGAGCAGGGATTTACGGATGTTATGCAGCTATCCAATTGTCAATCAAATATCCTCATAAAAATATTATTATTTTAGAATATGATAATAATATTTTTTCTCGTGCAAGCTGTGTAAATCAAGCACGTCTTCATAATGGTTACCATTATCCTCGTTCTTTACATACAGCTATAAAATGTAGTGAATATTTTGAGCGTTTTCACAAAGATTTTGAATTTGCTGTTTTAGATAACTATATCAAAATTTACGCTGTTGCAAGACAATTTAGTATGTCTTCTGCAGAAAATTTTGAAAAGTTTTGTAAAGAAGCAAATATTCCATGTACCCCTGTTGATTTGAATCGATTTTTTCACCATCAATATATAGAATCTGCTTATGAAACTTTAGAATATACTGTTGATATGTTTAAATTAAAACACTATTTCAAAGAAAAAATACATGAAGCCCAAAATATTCAATTCATTCCTAATTTTCGATTAAAAGAAGTCTCTCAAACTAATACTCATTGGATCATAAAAGGGGAAGATCATGTATTCCAAACTGATTGGGTATTAAATACAACTTATGGATCACTGAATACCATCATCAAATTATTCGGCTTTGAGCCTTTACCAATGAAATTCGAACTTGCTGAAATGATTCTATGCCATGTTCCTGTACAACTTCAAGGATACGGATTAACAGTTATGGATGGACCATTTTTTTCACTTATGCCTTTTAATTTTGAAGGACAATTTTCACTTTCTGCCGTACGCTACACCCCTCATGAGACCTCTTACACAGATACTCCTACATTTTCGTGTCAACGAAATTCATTAACCTGTTCATCTAAACAAGTAGAAAATTGTAATACCTGTTATGTTCGTCCTGATTCTGCTTGGCCTCATATGTATCAACTAGCAAAAAAATACCTTAAGCATGATATATTGCCAAAATACATTAAGAGTCTTTTTACTATTAAAACACTAATGACAACAAGTGTTCTATCAGATTCCAGGCCTGTAATTATTAAACAATATTCAGAATCACCGACTTTCATTTCTATTTTAGGAGGCAAGATCAATACAATTTATGAAATGGACCAATTTTTATTATGA
- a CDS encoding L-lactate dehydrogenase: MSINSRKVAIIGTGLVGSTCAYAIANQGVCDEVLMIDANIKRAEGEAWDIGQSIPFLDQRTKIYPASLSDCRDVDIIVFSAGGPPKVGETRLDSLGHSVKIADSVIDGVLKGGFNGIFLVVSNPVDVVSYYFFKKSGFPVHRVIGSGTSLDTSRLKYFLSEICGNVDPHSINGFTIGEHGDSQAIVWSTVTVGGVPYLQLREQNPEKYATLSLEEIRLKVVKAGWDIIERKNTTYYGVASAAANIIKAIMNDEKRISAASTFLNGEYGEKNIFSSVPVILGKEGIEKVIELNLTSEELENFKKSNSILRKYIETL; the protein is encoded by the coding sequence ATGAGTATCAATTCTAGAAAAGTAGCAATAATAGGAACCGGTCTAGTAGGTTCTACTTGTGCCTACGCTATAGCAAATCAAGGAGTTTGTGACGAAGTACTAATGATCGATGCAAATATAAAAAGAGCAGAAGGAGAAGCTTGGGATATAGGTCAAAGTATTCCTTTTTTAGATCAGCGTACAAAAATTTATCCTGCATCTCTTTCCGATTGTAGAGATGTTGATATTATTGTTTTTTCTGCGGGCGGTCCTCCTAAAGTAGGAGAAACACGCTTGGATTCTTTGGGCCATAGTGTTAAAATTGCAGATTCAGTTATTGATGGTGTTTTAAAAGGCGGATTCAATGGTATTTTTTTAGTTGTTTCTAATCCGGTAGATGTTGTTTCTTATTATTTTTTCAAAAAAAGCGGCTTTCCGGTGCATCGGGTTATTGGTTCTGGAACCTCTCTCGATACGTCTCGATTAAAATACTTTTTATCAGAGATATGCGGGAATGTTGATCCACATTCAATAAACGGATTTACAATTGGTGAGCATGGGGACTCGCAAGCTATTGTTTGGAGTACTGTGACTGTTGGTGGTGTCCCCTATTTACAGCTTCGGGAGCAAAATCCTGAAAAATATGCTACTTTAAGTCTTGAAGAAATCCGACTTAAAGTAGTAAAAGCAGGCTGGGATATTATAGAGCGTAAAAATACAACATATTACGGTGTTGCTTCTGCTGCAGCTAATATTATCAAAGCAATCATGAATGATGAAAAAAGAATATCAGCAGCCTCTACTTTTTTGAACGGAGAATATGGAGAAAAAAATATATTTTCAAGTGTTCCAGTAATTTTAGGTAAAGAGGGTATCGAAAAAGTAATAGAATTAAATTTAACTTCAGAAGAACTGGAAAATTTCAAAAAATCTAATTCTATTCTTCGAAAATATATAGAAACATTATAA